In the genome of Halapricum salinum, one region contains:
- the fen gene encoding flap endonuclease-1 yields MGNAALRDLAVIEDVPFADLEGSVVAVDAHNWLYRYLTTTVKWTSDDVYTTSEGEEVANLVGIVQGLPKFFEHDLTPVFVFDGAVTDLKEDEVQERREKREAAEERLEEAREAGDDIAAARLESRTQRLTETIIETTRELLELLDVPIVDAPAEGEAQAAVMARRGDVDYAGTEDYDSLLFGAPLTLRQLTSKGNPELMDLDATLEKHDLTWEQLIDVAILCGTDFNEGVSGYGPKTSVKAIREHGDLWGVIEAEGVGVPNADRIRDLFRDPPVTETPDLDLDVSPDVDAARTFVTETWEVDPDEVARGFQRIEDAQVQTGLDQWS; encoded by the coding sequence ATGGGAAACGCGGCACTCCGGGACCTGGCGGTGATCGAGGACGTCCCCTTCGCGGATCTGGAGGGATCAGTCGTCGCCGTCGACGCCCACAACTGGCTGTATCGCTACCTGACGACGACGGTGAAGTGGACCAGCGACGACGTCTACACGACGAGCGAGGGTGAGGAAGTCGCCAATCTGGTCGGGATCGTCCAGGGACTGCCCAAGTTCTTCGAGCACGATCTGACGCCCGTGTTCGTCTTCGACGGGGCCGTCACCGACCTCAAAGAAGACGAAGTACAGGAACGCCGCGAGAAACGCGAAGCGGCCGAGGAGCGTCTCGAAGAGGCACGCGAAGCAGGCGACGACATTGCGGCCGCGCGCCTCGAATCACGGACCCAGCGACTGACCGAGACGATCATCGAGACCACCCGCGAGTTGCTCGAACTGCTGGACGTGCCGATCGTCGACGCCCCGGCCGAGGGCGAGGCGCAGGCGGCCGTGATGGCCCGACGCGGTGACGTCGACTACGCCGGGACCGAGGACTACGATTCGCTCCTCTTTGGCGCGCCGCTGACGCTACGCCAGCTCACCAGCAAGGGCAATCCCGAACTGATGGATCTCGACGCGACGCTCGAAAAACACGATCTCACCTGGGAGCAGTTGATCGACGTCGCCATCCTCTGCGGGACGGACTTCAACGAAGGCGTCTCCGGGTACGGCCCGAAGACGTCGGTGAAAGCGATCAGGGAACACGGCGATCTCTGGGGCGTCATCGAAGCCGAGGGAGTAGGGGTCCCGAACGCCGACCGGATCCGAGACCTCTTTCGCGATCCGCCGGTGACCGAGACGCCCGACCTGGATCTGGACGTCTCGCCCGACGTCGACGCAGCCCGAACGTTCGTCACCGAGACGTGGGAAGTCGATCCCGACGAGGTCGCGCGGGGATTCCAGCGGATCGAGGACGCACAGGTCCAGACCGGGCTCGATCAGTGGTCGTGA
- a CDS encoding GNAT family N-acetyltransferase, with translation MEFELLGWSEDGPTLQLDYEQFSYAGKFVMSSTGKAVVRADGHGIVAAAAFDPDRTDDATLRIRYVTVRRDCRGEGIGARLLRTVRQRAADQGFDRVVIAVNNPFAYEAATKAGFGYSGERTGVAERVLVWPSEERDSRYREGLESFLERDLSDTEATFIRSREEPPAVVDPHRS, from the coding sequence ATGGAGTTCGAACTGCTGGGCTGGTCCGAGGACGGGCCGACACTCCAACTCGACTACGAGCAGTTCAGCTACGCCGGGAAGTTCGTGATGTCGAGCACGGGCAAGGCTGTCGTGCGAGCCGACGGCCACGGAATCGTGGCCGCGGCCGCGTTCGACCCCGATCGAACCGACGACGCCACGCTCCGGATTCGGTACGTGACCGTCCGTCGGGACTGTCGAGGAGAGGGGATCGGTGCCCGATTGTTGCGAACAGTCCGCCAGCGGGCGGCCGATCAGGGGTTCGACCGCGTAGTGATCGCCGTGAACAATCCCTTCGCCTACGAGGCGGCCACAAAAGCGGGATTCGGCTATAGTGGCGAACGGACTGGCGTCGCCGAACGAGTGTTGGTGTGGCCGAGCGAGGAGCGCGACTCTCGATATCGCGAGGGGCTGGAGAGCTTTCTGGAGCGTGATCTATCGGATACCGAAGCGACGTTTATTCGGAGCCGAGAAGAGCCACCGGCAGTCGTCGATCCTCACAGGTCCTGA
- a CDS encoding class I SAM-dependent methyltransferase — MVGVSDVSTFDRFARVYDLVMPGADATQLGRALERSERPVDRLLDLGGGTGRAARALDANQRIVLDAARGMLVRARDHGLATIQGDASRLPVAPASVDAVTIVDALHHVHGWDSLFEEVFRVLRPGGVLAISDFDPTTLLGRLLVTGEHLIGFESQFVSPQVLCDHLERVGFETIVVDDGFGYTVAGVVPKRENKSRSTQRE; from the coding sequence ATGGTCGGGGTCAGCGACGTCAGTACGTTCGATCGGTTCGCCCGAGTCTACGACCTCGTCATGCCCGGCGCGGACGCGACCCAGCTCGGCCGGGCACTCGAACGTAGCGAGCGCCCAGTCGACCGCCTCCTCGACCTCGGGGGCGGGACGGGCCGTGCCGCCCGGGCGCTCGACGCCAACCAGCGGATCGTCCTCGACGCGGCCCGCGGAATGCTCGTCCGGGCTCGCGACCACGGGTTAGCCACGATCCAGGGCGACGCGAGTCGACTGCCGGTGGCCCCCGCGTCGGTCGACGCGGTCACGATCGTCGACGCGCTCCACCACGTCCACGGCTGGGACAGCCTCTTCGAGGAGGTGTTTCGCGTGCTTCGTCCCGGTGGCGTGCTGGCGATCAGCGACTTCGACCCGACGACGCTGCTCGGTCGATTGCTCGTCACGGGCGAACACCTGATCGGCTTCGAGTCGCAGTTCGTCTCGCCCCAGGTGCTCTGTGACCACCTCGAACGGGTCGGATTCGAGACCATCGTCGTGGACGACGGTTTCGGCTACACGGTCGCTGGCGTCGTCCCGAAACGGGAAAACAAAAGCCGCTCGACGCAGAGAGAGTGA
- a CDS encoding DUF3054 domain-containing protein: MEQVVSLFDRRLDPSPLTALVAVGDVVLIGLFVAVGEINHGTPPWEYPLWALETFATFLIGWVLVAFVGGLYTRDAWQFPLRAISWTTPAWITAVLIAMAIRATPLVHGGVQLTFVVVSMAVGLVLLLPWRSAVAYYDSR; this comes from the coding sequence ATGGAGCAGGTGGTTTCACTGTTCGATCGACGGCTCGACCCGTCGCCGCTGACGGCGCTGGTCGCAGTCGGTGACGTCGTCTTGATCGGATTGTTCGTCGCGGTGGGGGAGATCAATCACGGCACGCCCCCGTGGGAGTACCCTCTCTGGGCGCTGGAGACGTTCGCGACATTCCTGATCGGGTGGGTCCTCGTCGCGTTCGTCGGCGGCCTCTACACGCGGGACGCCTGGCAGTTCCCGCTCAGAGCGATCTCCTGGACGACGCCAGCGTGGATCACTGCCGTCCTGATTGCCATGGCAATTCGAGCGACGCCGCTGGTCCACGGGGGCGTCCAGTTGACGTTCGTCGTCGTCTCTATGGCGGTCGGACTGGTGCTGTTGCTCCCCTGGCGGAGCGCCGTCGCGTACTACGACAGCCGCTAG
- a CDS encoding DUF7331 family protein: protein MSTNATDNTNEQATDDNQAQRYAELTIGDDEFVIYDRENHQAWIQSTVAVTIDEYR, encoded by the coding sequence ATGAGTACGAACGCCACGGACAACACGAACGAGCAGGCCACTGATGACAACCAGGCGCAACGGTACGCCGAACTCACAATCGGTGACGACGAGTTCGTAATCTACGATCGGGAGAACCACCAGGCCTGGATTCAGTCGACCGTGGCGGTGACGATCGACGAGTACCGGTAG
- a CDS encoding ornithine cyclodeaminase family protein, producing MVDVPYYRSHEIQGFAPPEAYVAAVREGYRERGHGAPAEPRTLLTNADPPGLLTGYMAILPERGVMGGYTYAAGFGDRDAHFVLPLFDSESGRPLAVFDGASLNPFKTGAAGAVGVDTLARDDVTTVGLFGSGAQARGQLRAISTVRDVERVNVYSPTSDHRETFAARMNDELDATVAAVASPAAAVEGSDVVITATDASEPVFDGDLLEPGTHVTAMGQYHPEKREVDATTVERATYVPDLRARIHQDAGAFMLAREEGVIDDEHVHAELGEVVAGTVEGRTSEDEITLFDSGGTAIETVAAAHMLYERASERDLGRTISFAPASEAME from the coding sequence ATGGTCGACGTTCCATACTATCGGAGTCACGAGATCCAGGGATTCGCCCCGCCCGAGGCCTACGTTGCTGCGGTACGTGAGGGGTATCGCGAGCGAGGCCACGGCGCGCCCGCCGAACCGCGGACGCTCCTGACGAACGCCGACCCGCCAGGACTGTTGACGGGCTACATGGCCATCCTTCCGGAGCGGGGCGTGATGGGTGGGTACACCTACGCCGCCGGATTCGGAGACCGAGACGCCCACTTCGTCCTCCCACTGTTCGACAGCGAGAGTGGTCGGCCGCTGGCGGTCTTCGACGGCGCGAGTCTCAACCCGTTCAAGACCGGCGCGGCGGGGGCTGTCGGCGTCGATACACTCGCACGCGACGACGTCACCACTGTGGGCCTATTCGGCAGCGGGGCGCAGGCTCGCGGGCAGCTCCGGGCGATCTCGACGGTCAGGGATGTCGAGCGCGTGAACGTCTACTCGCCGACGAGCGACCACCGCGAGACCTTCGCCGCCCGGATGAACGACGAACTCGACGCGACCGTCGCCGCCGTCGCCTCGCCCGCAGCCGCCGTCGAGGGTTCGGACGTCGTGATCACCGCGACGGACGCGAGCGAGCCGGTCTTCGACGGCGACTTGCTCGAACCCGGCACCCACGTCACCGCGATGGGCCAGTACCACCCCGAAAAGCGTGAGGTCGACGCCACGACGGTCGAGCGCGCGACGTACGTCCCCGACCTTCGGGCGCGCATTCACCAGGACGCCGGCGCGTTCATGCTCGCTCGCGAGGAGGGTGTGATCGACGACGAGCACGTCCACGCCGAACTGGGCGAGGTCGTCGCCGGTACTGTCGAGGGCCGGACCAGCGAGGACGAGATCACGCTGTTCGACAGCGGTGGGACGGCGATAGAGACCGTCGCCGCTGCACACATGCTCTACGAGCGGGCGAGTGAGCGGGATCTCGGCCGGACGATCTCCTTTGCACCCGCGAGCGAGGCGATGGAGTAA
- a CDS encoding presenilin family intramembrane aspartyl protease PSH: MQQRTRAAVAALAIGVIFLLVQLGALALVEPFKDAGLQATENPQNAGNSVLYVAALLVMTGFMLLAFKYDLDVVIRGFIVLTGGYIGFIVLSAIVPSTVVPVAGASALAWAAAAAIVVGLVVHPEWYVIDAAGIVMGAGAAGLFGISFGVLPALVLLSVLAVYDAISVYGTEHMLTLAEGVMDLRVPVVLVVPLTLSYSFLDAGTPASVAEDGETDGEEPDESTEAESNEADAGDDPDPLDREALFIGLGDAVIPTVLIASAAFFAPESVPSLDVPGIALPLTAAASMVGTFLGLAILLRMVLKGRAHAGLPLLNGGAIGGYLVGALASGLTLMQAVGL, encoded by the coding sequence ATGCAACAACGGACGCGCGCGGCGGTCGCGGCGCTCGCAATCGGCGTGATCTTCCTGCTCGTCCAGCTCGGGGCTCTCGCGCTGGTCGAGCCGTTCAAAGACGCCGGACTGCAGGCGACCGAGAATCCACAGAATGCCGGCAACAGCGTCCTCTACGTCGCTGCACTCCTGGTGATGACCGGGTTCATGCTGCTGGCGTTCAAGTACGATCTGGATGTCGTCATCCGAGGATTCATCGTCCTTACCGGCGGGTACATCGGCTTCATCGTGCTTTCGGCGATCGTTCCCTCGACAGTCGTTCCGGTCGCGGGTGCGAGCGCTCTCGCGTGGGCAGCCGCTGCCGCTATCGTCGTCGGGCTGGTCGTCCATCCCGAGTGGTACGTCATCGACGCCGCCGGAATCGTGATGGGGGCCGGTGCGGCCGGGCTGTTCGGGATCTCTTTCGGCGTCTTACCCGCGCTCGTGCTGCTCTCGGTACTCGCGGTCTACGACGCGATCAGCGTCTACGGCACCGAACACATGCTCACCCTCGCCGAAGGCGTGATGGATCTGCGCGTCCCAGTGGTGCTGGTCGTCCCACTCACGCTGTCGTACTCGTTTCTCGACGCCGGAACACCGGCGAGCGTCGCCGAGGACGGCGAGACCGACGGCGAAGAACCAGACGAGTCGACCGAAGCCGAGTCGAACGAGGCGGATGCAGGAGACGACCCCGATCCGCTCGATCGCGAGGCGCTGTTCATCGGCCTGGGTGACGCGGTGATCCCGACGGTGCTGATCGCGAGCGCGGCCTTCTTCGCACCGGAGTCGGTGCCTTCGCTGGACGTTCCGGGGATCGCTCTCCCGCTGACGGCCGCGGCGTCGATGGTCGGGACGTTTCTCGGACTGGCCATCTTGCTCCGGATGGTTCTCAAAGGGCGGGCGCACGCTGGCCTGCCGCTACTCAACGGCGGGGCGATCGGCGGGTATCTCGTCGGTGCGCTCGCCAGCGGACTCACGCTGATGCAAGCAGTCGGTCTGTGA
- a CDS encoding H/ACA ribonucleoprotein complex subunit GAR1, with amino-acid sequence MQRAGEVQEVAQGVAVVRSPDADHPDLGATLLDENLDVAGRVVDVFGPTDQPYLAVSPPDSVALASLLGAVLYYRD; translated from the coding sequence ATGCAGCGCGCTGGCGAGGTCCAAGAAGTCGCACAGGGGGTCGCCGTCGTCCGCAGTCCCGACGCCGACCATCCCGACCTCGGGGCGACCCTCCTCGACGAGAACCTCGACGTGGCGGGCCGGGTCGTGGACGTGTTCGGGCCGACCGACCAGCCGTATCTGGCAGTGTCGCCGCCCGACAGCGTCGCACTGGCCTCGCTGCTCGGGGCAGTGTTGTATTACCGTGACTGA
- the srp19 gene encoding signal recognition particle subunit SRP19: protein MVENVIWPAALDANLTRAEGRRVAKDLAVAEPTVDEIAKAVQQVGYDAKIEREKTYPREYEQRGRVLVKNADDATKSDLLGAVAAYLGVMRE from the coding sequence ATGGTCGAGAACGTCATCTGGCCCGCGGCCCTGGACGCGAATCTGACTCGCGCCGAGGGACGCCGGGTCGCGAAGGATCTCGCCGTCGCCGAGCCAACGGTCGACGAGATCGCCAAAGCCGTCCAGCAGGTCGGATACGACGCCAAGATCGAGCGCGAGAAGACCTATCCCCGCGAGTACGAACAGCGCGGGCGCGTCCTCGTCAAGAACGCCGACGACGCGACCAAGAGCGATCTCCTGGGTGCCGTCGCGGCCTACCTCGGGGTCATGCGCGAGTGA
- a CDS encoding PGF-CTERM-anchored ABC transporter substrate-binding protein, whose product MRRAGLTVVVLVVVLSSGGVVAGVHPTDASSTGKIAVQTQQTADCSYPVEVTDATGETVTIDERPERIVAIAPSAAQTAWAVGAQDRVVGMPVGYTTAYLNGTENKTNVLNSELQPVTETVVDLEPDIVLAGNVNFNDSIQSLRDADLTVVKFDSASSLADVIAKTRLTGQLVGNCEQAAQTNAEMNETIEQVRAEASGGDDPSVYYAMGGGYTAGPDTFVGDVVETAGGENIATAADIRTYGEINLEVVAAENPDWIVTTSPSRVRWGEVLNSTTAVQEDQIVTLNGNYMSQPGPRITRPLQRLSAVFNPDNSSEATATPETPTNPNDTEETTDSSDTGSGFGPGFGVVGALLALAMAGLASRQR is encoded by the coding sequence ATGAGACGTGCAGGACTCACAGTAGTGGTATTGGTCGTGGTGCTGTCCTCCGGGGGCGTCGTGGCCGGAGTCCACCCGACAGACGCGTCGTCAACGGGGAAGATAGCTGTTCAGACACAACAGACAGCGGACTGTTCGTATCCGGTCGAGGTGACGGATGCGACGGGCGAGACAGTGACTATCGACGAGAGGCCCGAGCGGATCGTCGCGATCGCACCGAGCGCTGCCCAGACCGCCTGGGCTGTCGGTGCACAGGATCGGGTCGTCGGGATGCCTGTAGGCTATACGACGGCCTATCTCAACGGGACCGAGAACAAGACGAACGTGCTCAACAGCGAACTGCAGCCAGTCACGGAGACGGTCGTCGATCTGGAGCCCGACATCGTACTCGCAGGGAACGTCAACTTCAACGACAGCATCCAGAGCCTCAGAGACGCCGATCTGACGGTCGTCAAGTTCGATTCCGCGTCGTCACTGGCGGACGTGATCGCGAAGACACGGCTCACGGGACAACTCGTGGGGAACTGTGAGCAGGCCGCCCAGACCAACGCCGAGATGAACGAGACCATCGAACAGGTCCGCGCCGAGGCCAGTGGTGGCGACGATCCGTCCGTCTACTACGCGATGGGCGGTGGATACACGGCCGGTCCGGACACGTTCGTCGGCGACGTCGTCGAGACTGCCGGTGGCGAGAACATCGCGACCGCGGCGGATATTCGGACGTACGGGGAGATCAACCTGGAGGTCGTCGCCGCGGAGAACCCCGACTGGATCGTGACGACGAGTCCCAGCCGCGTCCGCTGGGGCGAGGTCCTCAACAGCACGACCGCAGTTCAAGAAGACCAGATCGTTACGCTGAACGGCAACTACATGAGCCAACCCGGGCCGCGGATCACCCGACCACTCCAGCGACTGTCGGCGGTGTTCAATCCTGACAACTCGTCCGAGGCGACCGCGACACCGGAGACGCCGACGAACCCGAACGACACGGAAGAGACGACCGATAGCTCAGACACGGGGAGTGGCTTCGGTCCCGGCTTCGGCGTCGTCGGGGCACTGCTCGCGCTGGCGATGGCAGGGCTGGCCTCGCGGCAACGGTGA
- the btuC gene encoding vitamin B12 ABC transporter permease BtuC: MRTRYRTTIWSSGLAAALVAVILVSASIGPVPIDLPVVAMASLNAIGIPTAASVSIETAPLAGLAVPVPDLAIGYTYPFSFSVPATSELIVREIRLPRIVLGAVVGFALGTAGAVMQGFFRNPMADPSIIGVSTGAAVGAVATIALPLTIPFGLQTAAFVGAVVTAFAVYLIATSDGRTPVATLLLAGVAVQTFLGAVVSFLLLQSGESLREAVYWLMGHLSATGWDEVEVTLPVVAVLFVALVPFARDLNVLMLGEEDAQTLGIPVEWTKRVLLAVSSVMTAAAVAVAGVIGFVGLIVPHVMRLLVGPDHRILLPTSALAGATFLVATDTLARSGGQELPVGIITAALGAPFFLFLLVRREVHEL; this comes from the coding sequence ATGCGGACTCGCTATCGAACCACAATCTGGTCGAGCGGGTTAGCGGCGGCACTGGTAGCTGTGATTCTCGTCAGCGCCAGTATCGGCCCCGTCCCCATCGATCTGCCGGTGGTCGCGATGGCGTCGCTCAACGCGATTGGAATCCCGACGGCCGCGTCGGTGTCGATCGAGACGGCGCCCCTTGCGGGGTTAGCCGTCCCGGTCCCCGACCTGGCGATCGGCTACACGTATCCGTTCTCGTTTTCAGTCCCGGCCACGAGCGAACTCATCGTTCGGGAGATCCGCCTCCCGCGGATCGTCCTCGGCGCGGTCGTCGGCTTCGCGCTCGGGACGGCGGGCGCGGTCATGCAGGGGTTCTTCCGGAATCCGATGGCCGATCCGTCGATCATCGGCGTCTCGACCGGTGCGGCAGTCGGTGCGGTCGCCACAATCGCGCTCCCCCTGACGATCCCGTTCGGCCTCCAGACGGCCGCGTTCGTCGGCGCGGTCGTGACGGCGTTCGCCGTCTATCTGATCGCGACCAGCGACGGCCGGACCCCCGTCGCCACGCTCCTGTTGGCAGGGGTCGCCGTCCAGACGTTCCTCGGCGCAGTCGTCTCCTTCCTGCTGCTCCAGAGCGGTGAGAGCCTCAGAGAGGCCGTCTACTGGCTGATGGGGCACCTCTCTGCCACCGGCTGGGACGAAGTCGAGGTGACACTTCCGGTGGTCGCAGTGTTGTTCGTGGCACTCGTCCCGTTCGCGCGCGATCTCAACGTCCTCATGCTCGGCGAAGAAGACGCCCAGACCCTCGGAATCCCGGTCGAGTGGACCAAGCGGGTCCTGCTCGCGGTTTCAAGCGTGATGACCGCCGCGGCGGTCGCCGTCGCGGGCGTCATCGGCTTCGTCGGCCTGATCGTCCCGCACGTCATGCGGTTGCTCGTCGGGCCCGACCATCGAATTCTCCTGCCGACCAGCGCGTTGGCCGGCGCGACTTTCCTCGTCGCGACCGACACGCTCGCTCGATCCGGCGGTCAGGAGTTGCCCGTCGGGATCATCACGGCCGCGCTCGGCGCACCGTTCTTCCTCTTTCTGCTCGTCCGCCGGGAGGTGCACGAGCTGTGA
- a CDS encoding ATP-binding cassette domain-containing protein translates to MSDLLSVEEITVGFGEAGVLDGVSLSVDAEEFVGLVGPNGAGKTTLLRAINGVLDPGAGTIHVEGRARDACSTRQWSQRVATVPQDTSVSFAFRVEDIVEMGRTPHRSRSQFGTSESDRRRIVDALDRTDTARFRERSIDELSGGERQRVFVARALAQDTPLLLLDEPTASLDVNHQVEILELVRDLVGEGRGALAAIHDLDLAARFCDRLALLSDGRIRAVGPPEDVLDPGVLDEAFATSTTVTTNPATGTPTVTARTDRGDSDRRVHVLGGGRLGARAIATLDAAGHTVSAGVFREGDVATETASTLGASAVTSPPTGEVGPDAIAAAHDLASGADVVVLADVTIGSRQWALDVAESVPSVVLLEEQPLEDRVLAGERARDRYQTLRERSRIAEIESLPLAVAEAQNQLQRPADD, encoded by the coding sequence GTGAGCGATCTGCTGTCTGTCGAGGAGATCACCGTCGGCTTCGGCGAGGCCGGCGTTCTCGACGGCGTCTCCCTGTCGGTCGACGCGGAAGAGTTCGTCGGCCTGGTCGGCCCGAACGGCGCGGGCAAGACGACGCTGTTGCGGGCGATCAACGGCGTCCTCGACCCTGGCGCTGGGACTATCCACGTCGAGGGTCGCGCCCGCGATGCGTGTTCGACACGGCAGTGGAGCCAGCGCGTCGCGACGGTGCCACAGGACACCAGCGTCTCCTTCGCCTTCCGCGTCGAGGATATCGTCGAGATGGGGCGGACCCCACATCGAAGCCGCTCACAGTTTGGCACCAGCGAGTCTGACCGCCGCCGGATCGTCGATGCGCTCGATCGGACCGACACGGCACGGTTCCGCGAGCGATCGATCGACGAACTCTCTGGGGGCGAACGCCAGCGCGTGTTCGTCGCTCGCGCGCTCGCCCAGGACACGCCCCTACTCCTGCTCGACGAACCGACTGCCAGCCTCGACGTCAACCACCAAGTCGAGATCCTCGAACTCGTTCGCGACCTCGTCGGTGAGGGCCGCGGCGCGCTCGCGGCGATCCACGACCTCGACCTCGCCGCCCGGTTCTGCGACCGACTCGCGCTGCTGTCCGACGGGCGGATACGTGCAGTCGGCCCGCCCGAAGACGTCCTCGATCCTGGCGTACTCGACGAGGCGTTCGCCACGAGCACTACCGTAACGACGAACCCTGCGACGGGGACCCCGACGGTGACCGCCCGCACCGACCGCGGCGACAGCGACAGGCGCGTGCACGTCCTCGGCGGCGGCCGCCTCGGCGCGCGAGCGATCGCGACGCTCGATGCCGCCGGCCACACCGTCAGCGCGGGTGTCTTCCGCGAGGGCGACGTGGCAACCGAGACGGCGTCTACACTCGGTGCCTCAGCTGTGACGAGCCCACCCACAGGCGAAGTTGGACCGGACGCGATCGCCGCAGCCCACGACCTCGCCAGTGGGGCAGACGTGGTGGTGCTCGCAGACGTGACGATCGGCTCGCGCCAGTGGGCGCTCGATGTCGCCGAGTCCGTCCCGTCTGTGGTCCTCCTCGAAGAGCAGCCACTCGAAGACCGAGTGCTCGCTGGTGAGCGCGCTCGCGATCGGTATCAGACGCTACGCGAACGCAGTCGAATCGCCGAGATCGAGTCGCTGCCGCTGGCCGTCGCCGAGGCTCAGAACCAACTCCAGCGCCCCGCAGACGACTGA
- a CDS encoding MaoC family dehydratase, with the protein MPTTYEDLTVGDTETFGSYTVTREEIVEFAEQYDPQPFHVDPEAAADSPFGGLVASGWHTASMTMRLLVTGILQEADTRGALGVDEMRWLAPVRPGDTLTARTEIVEKEPWGEEYGKVDVRIETLVDGDVVCSMVGLVLFGRREGE; encoded by the coding sequence ATGCCCACTACCTACGAAGACCTCACCGTCGGCGACACCGAGACGTTCGGCTCCTACACCGTCACTCGCGAGGAGATCGTCGAGTTCGCCGAGCAGTACGATCCACAACCCTTCCACGTCGATCCCGAGGCAGCCGCGGACTCACCGTTCGGCGGCCTCGTCGCCAGCGGGTGGCACACGGCGTCGATGACGATGCGACTGCTCGTCACCGGCATTCTCCAGGAGGCAGACACGCGCGGCGCGCTCGGGGTCGACGAGATGCGGTGGCTCGCGCCGGTCAGACCGGGCGACACGCTCACAGCCCGGACGGAGATCGTCGAAAAAGAGCCGTGGGGCGAGGAGTACGGCAAAGTCGACGTTCGCATCGAGACGCTGGTCGACGGCGACGTCGTCTGTTCGATGGTGGGACTGGTCCTGTTCGGTCGTCGGGAGGGCGAGTAG
- the coxB gene encoding cytochrome c oxidase subunit II, translating to MNRNRAGLVALLSGVLVTLASQPALAQSTSDSSTEELVWGLNFELLAVAIPITILVEAILLYTVWRFRDGNVESAKPTVENRRLEITWTVATAIILLFVGIGSYGVMAADDGGSAASAATPSDEQVQVNAFQFNWEFHYPEYNVTSYDELVIPADRSVKFNVSSRNVIHAFHVPELALKTDAMPGGSNYLLTTPQNPGTYQLYCAEYCGSGHSQMTKTVRVLPSEEFDDWIQSQQNASE from the coding sequence ATGAACCGCAATCGCGCCGGACTGGTGGCGCTGTTGTCGGGTGTGCTCGTCACCCTGGCGTCCCAGCCCGCGCTCGCACAATCGACGTCGGATTCGTCGACAGAGGAACTCGTCTGGGGGCTGAACTTCGAGTTGCTGGCGGTCGCCATCCCGATCACTATCCTCGTGGAGGCGATCCTCCTGTACACTGTGTGGCGCTTCCGTGACGGCAACGTCGAATCGGCCAAACCGACCGTAGAGAACCGCCGGCTGGAGATCACCTGGACCGTCGCGACGGCGATCATCCTGCTGTTCGTCGGCATCGGCTCCTACGGCGTGATGGCAGCCGACGACGGGGGTAGCGCCGCGAGTGCCGCGACGCCGTCCGACGAGCAAGTGCAAGTCAACGCCTTCCAGTTCAACTGGGAGTTCCACTACCCCGAGTACAACGTCACCTCCTACGACGAACTCGTGATTCCGGCCGACCGGAGCGTGAAGTTCAACGTCTCCTCACGGAACGTGATACACGCCTTCCACGTCCCGGAACTGGCGCTGAAGACCGACGCCATGCCCGGCGGGTCGAACTACCTCCTCACGACGCCACAGAATCCGGGCACATACCAGCTGTACTGTGCCGAATACTGCGGGTCGGGCCACTCCCAGATGACCAAGACTGTTCGCGTGCTCCCGTCTGAGGAGTTCGACGACTGGATCCAGTCCCAGCAGAACGCAAGCGAATAG